The sequence TGTTCTTGGGGAACCGAAGCTCGCGGTAGTCCCAGAAGGTGTAGGCGCGGTCGTACTTGAGGGGGCGGGGGTGGACCTCGCTGAGGCCCTCCGCCTCCAGGGCCGCGAGGGCGGCGCGCTCGGCGGGCGTGACATGCGTGGCGCCCTCGAACAGCGCCCGGTCCCAGACGTCCTCGTCGGTCGGCGCCACGTTGAAGTCGCCCAGGACCGCGAAGGGCAGGGTCCCCGCGGCGTCCGCGGCCACGGCCTTCCGCAGGGCTTGAAGCCAGCGCAGCTTGTACGCGTAGTGCTCGTGCTCGACCTCGCGGCCGTTGGGCACGTACACCGACCACAGGCGCAGCGGGCCGCAGGTCGCCGAGATCGCGCGGGGCTCCTGCACCCCGTCGTACTCCGGGCCGCCGGGCAGTCCGGAGACGACGTCGGTGAGGCCGACGCGGGAGAGCAGCGCGACCCCGTTCCACCGGCCGGTGGCGTTGACCGCGGACTCGTAACCCGCCTCGCGCAGGGCTTCGGCGGGGAACTGCTCCGCCGTGCACTTGGTTTCCTGGACGCACAGCACATCGGTGCCGCTGCTCTCCAGCCAGGCCAGCAGCCTCGGCAGCCGGGCGGTGATCGAATTGACGTTGTAGGTGGCGATGCGCATGGCAGCCAACCTAGCCGCTCCCACTGACAGCGGCCGCCGGGCTCACAGCTCGGTGGAGCCGCCCGGGGCCAGCCGGCCGTGGTCCGCGCCGCCCAGGGCCCCGATCTGGTGGTCGTAGACGGGGCGGGCCAGATCGGTCAGCAGGGCGTCGTGGACGTCGATGGCGCGCCGCGGCTTCACCTCGCGTACGTAGTCGATGACCTCGGAGATCTTGCTCCAGGGGGCCATCACCGGCAGCAGCAGTGTGTCCACGGGGCGCTCGGGGACGGTGAGCGCGTCGCCGGGGTGGAAGACCGAACCGTCGACGAGGAAACCGACGTTGGTGATCCTCGGGATGTCCGGGTGGATCACCGCGTGCAGCTCGCCGTGGACGGTGACGTCGAATCCGGCGGCGGAGAACGCGTCCCCGTTCCCCACGGTGTGCACCCGGCCCGGGAAGGCGGCCGAGAGCTGCCCGGCGACGCTGCGCAGCGTCCAGATCTCGGCTGCCGGATTGGCCTCCAGGCCCACGC is a genomic window of Streptomyces sp. YPW6 containing:
- a CDS encoding exodeoxyribonuclease III — protein: MRIATYNVNSITARLPRLLAWLESSGTDVLCVQETKCTAEQFPAEALREAGYESAVNATGRWNGVALLSRVGLTDVVSGLPGGPEYDGVQEPRAISATCGPLRLWSVYVPNGREVEHEHYAYKLRWLQALRKAVAADAAGTLPFAVLGDFNVAPTDEDVWDRALFEGATHVTPAERAALAALEAEGLSEVHPRPLKYDRAYTFWDYRELRFPKNKGMRIDLTFGNAPFTAAVKDSYVDREERKGKGASDHAPVVVDLDL
- a CDS encoding MBL fold metallo-hydrolase translates to MNASPGALTLTKKTHSCVRIEKEGRVLVIDPGGFSEDDAALGADVMLVTHEHPDHFNEARLRVGLEANPAAEIWTLRSVAGQLSAAFPGRVHTVGNGDAFSAAGFDVTVHGELHAVIHPDIPRITNVGFLVDGSVFHPGDALTVPERPVDTLLLPVMAPWSKISEVIDYVREVKPRRAIDVHDALLTDLARPVYDHQIGALGGADHGRLAPGGSTEL